Within Alcaligenes sp. SDU_A2, the genomic segment TTGCTTCTTGCCAGCCGCAGCGGCAGCTTGCAGTTGGTCTTGCGAGCACCGTCGGATGCAGGCATGCCCGATACCGATTTGTTTCCCGAGTTTGCTGCTTTGTTGCCGGCGCGGGCCAGTCTGGCTCCGGAGCAGAGAGCGGCGTTGAGCCTGCCGGATAACCGGGCGATGGCGGGTTTGGGGTTGCGGGAGTTTTCGGCTAGCAAGCAGGAGCTGGGTCAGGAGCGGACACCGGAGCCGGAGCCGCGGCCCGTCGCCGCTGCCTCGCAGCGCCGGACCGAAGTCATACGCGGTGGGCGGCTGGAAGTGGTTCAGCATTAAGCAGCAAACGCGGGTGTGCATCTGTGTCTTGCCCCGATCTTGGATGGGGTAGGGCGACGCTAGGCAGCATGGGTTGAAAACATGAAAAAAGCAATCAAAGCAGCAGGTTTGGGGTGGGTGTGGGCAGCAGTGGCTATCGTGGGAGTAGTGCCGGTAACGGCGGCGCTGGCCCAGACTACCCAGGTAGCCGCAGGTCAGAAGGTGTTGCAGCTGGTCGCTCATGACCAAGATATCCTGCGCTTGCCGCAGATGCCGCAACGCTTGGCCATCAGCGATGAGACCGTCGCCGATGTGCAGATCTTGTCCCCTGTCGCAGGTGGGCGTGGTGAGGTCTTGCTGGTGGGTAAACGTCCCGGTACGGCGGACCTGCGGATCTGGATGCCGGGTCGTCATACCCCAGAGCGTTGGACGATTCAGGTGCGTAGTCAGGTACAGCAGCAATTGGAACAGGCCGGGCACACTCTGTCGGCGCAAGTGGCCACGGCCGGCTCGCAAGGCTTGTTGACGGGAAGCAGCCCTTCTTTGCTGGAGCATCAGCAGGCTCTGGCGGCAGCGCGATCCGGCAACCCAGATGGGCAGGTACTGGATCTGTCCGACGTGACTACATCCGGCATGGTCCAGGTGGAAGTGAAAGTCGTGGAGGTGTCGCGCGAAGTCATGAAAGACATAGGGCTAAGCGCTGATGTCATCGGCGGCAAGCCGTGGTCGGGCGGTGTCAATCTTTTGCCACAGGCTTTCAGCGGTGGTTTGCGCCTGGCGTACAAATCCACCAATTTTCAGGCGGCCTTGAATTTGCTCGAACAAAATGGCCTGGCCCGCGTGCTGGCCGAACCGACGCTGGTGGCCATGTCAGGTCATAGCGCCAGTTTCTTGTCCGGCGGGGAGATTCCCATTCCCTCTTCGGCCGGCCTGGGCAGCACGACGGTGGAGTACAAGCCTTTTGGCATTGGCCTGACGGTGACGCCGACCGTGCTCTCGCGCGAACGCATCGCCTTGAAGGTGGCTCCCGAAGCCAGCGACCTGGACTACTCCCGAGTGGTGGAAATGCCGGGTGGCGGCATCATGCCGTCGCTGCGCACGCGCCGGGCCGATACCACGATCGAGCTGGGTGATGGCGAAAGCTACATCATCAGTGGGCTGGTGTCGCGCCAGACTGCCGCTGCCGTCAAGAAGATTCCTTTCCTGGGCGACTTGCCCATTCTTGGCAGTTTTTTCCGCAATGTGCAGTACAGCCAGAAAGAGCTGGAGCTGGTGATTGTGGTCACTCCGCGCCTGGTCAAACCTATTCAGAAAGGGGCCACGATTGCGCTGCCTGGCGGCCGTCAGGAAAAAGTGGACGATGCGCCCAATGCCTGGGGCTATTTCTTGCTGGGCCGCCATGGCTACGAGCAGATGCCGGGGTTCTCGCGTTAAGCGGCAGGAGTGGCGAACGTGCAGAGATACAGGCAATACCTGCTGTGTACTGACAGGCCGGGATTGGCCGAGGCGGTCAATGCCGCCGCAGCCGGCTTGCTCAAGGTGCGCGCCATCGTTCCCAAGCAGGAGGACTTGCGCCGGGAGCTGGCGTCCCAGGCTGAGCCTATGGTGTTTTTTGACTTTGCTCATGTACAGGCCGATGGCAGCCAGTCCGGCATGGCCGCCCTGGTTCGCAGTCTGGCCCGCCTGGATGCCAGTGTGCAACGGGTCGCGGTGGGGCGCGTGTCCTACCCCCAGGGGGCGGTCCAGGCCTTGCGTGCCGGTGCCAATGAGTTTTTGAACCTGGATGGCGGCGAAGACGTGCGCGAACAGTTGCAGCGCATCATCGAGCAAAGTGGTCAGAGCCCGTCCAGCATACCGGTCAAGAAAATATTTGGATCTGTTTTGCTGTTGAGCGCACGAACGGGAGTAGGGTGCAGCACCTTGGCGGCCAGTCTGGCTTGGAGTGTTCAACAGTCGATGAATCGCCAAGGCAAGCAAT encodes:
- a CDS encoding type II and III secretion system protein family protein, with amino-acid sequence MKKAIKAAGLGWVWAAVAIVGVVPVTAALAQTTQVAAGQKVLQLVAHDQDILRLPQMPQRLAISDETVADVQILSPVAGGRGEVLLVGKRPGTADLRIWMPGRHTPERWTIQVRSQVQQQLEQAGHTLSAQVATAGSQGLLTGSSPSLLEHQQALAAARSGNPDGQVLDLSDVTTSGMVQVEVKVVEVSREVMKDIGLSADVIGGKPWSGGVNLLPQAFSGGLRLAYKSTNFQAALNLLEQNGLARVLAEPTLVAMSGHSASFLSGGEIPIPSSAGLGSTTVEYKPFGIGLTVTPTVLSRERIALKVAPEASDLDYSRVVEMPGGGIMPSLRTRRADTTIELGDGESYIISGLVSRQTAAAVKKIPFLGDLPILGSFFRNVQYSQKELELVIVVTPRLVKPIQKGATIALPGGRQEKVDDAPNAWGYFLLGRHGYEQMPGFSR
- a CDS encoding LEPR-XLL domain-containing protein; the encoded protein is MLPSVALPHPRSGQDTDAHPRLLLNAEPLPAAHRV